The stretch of DNA CGCAATTTCTCGCCAACCTTTAATGGCTTTTTTACTCATGTTAATTGCAGCACACAAAATAATTGCTGTTACTGCGGGAATAAAACCAGCAAAAGCTTTATTGACTGCGGGAATTTCTCCTGCTTGTAAATAAACAATCGTTAAACCTAAAATTAAAACAAAGGAAGGTAATAAAACTGCGGTAGAAGCAATTAATGCACCTATACCACCTTTAATACGATACCCAACATAAGCAACTACATTAGCAGCGACAGGACCAGGAAGACAACTAGCTAAAGAAATTCCATCTAACATATCTTCATGGGTAAGAAGTTTATGTCTTCCCACAATAATATTTTCAACGACGGAAATTAAAGCCATCAAACCACCAAAGGCTGTACTTCCAATTTTGAGAAATGTCCAAAATAAATAAGAAGAAGATATAGATTCAGATTGCCTAGATTCGTAGTAGTTTAGATTTACTTTGTCAATCATTGTCTTGAGCTTTAATTGTTAAGATAAGATACTTCTCGTTAAATTTGCTCTGGTAATATTAGTTATAAATACTGGAAAATATAGCTTTTTTATAATTATAAAATACCGTCAATTTTGTTTTTTTGTTGATAATTAATTGTTGATTGATGAGCGGTAATTGTTTTATGGCTATTATGACAATTTAAGCCTTGCTATATTTTTTTTACTCATAAAAAACCAGAACTATAAAATTTGTTTTCAAGTGAAGAGAATTAGGTGATTCGTTCACCAAACCTTTTCCTAATTCTCAACTCTTAATGATGAAACAATTAGTAACTAAGCTGCTACTACATTACGAATCTGAATTTCTTGTAATAAATTGGCTTGTACATCTCTTCTTTTGAGATCTTCAGGATCTATTTGTTGAAGAATGTCTTCTTTCAAATTTTGGTTGATTTGATTGAAGTTTTTAATTGCTTGTTTAGTGAATTCAATTGCTTCTCCTTGAGCAATTTTGACTCGTTCATAACCTAAAGCATCCAGTACATCACCTGCGACTAATTCAAAAATCATTATTTCTTCATCAGTAGCGTGCTTGAGAAACTTTTTGGTGTTGTCTTTAATGACTGGTTTAGTTACATTACCCCACAAAGCACTAGAAGCAGCAGCATTGGAAGCTTCACTCGATTCGTGGAAATCAAGCATTGCGGGAGTATATTCTACTTGTAAAAAACCACACAACCCTTGAAGAGTAGTTTCAGGATCGCTAGTAAGATTTTCATAGCTAACACTATAAAACTGATCTGTACTCAAGCGATCGCGCATTTGAATCGCTAAACGTTGTGCTTTTGCCCAATTTTGAGCAATATTAAAAATATGTTTTTCTCCGACTACTGCTTTTTGAAAAGATAAAGCGACATCTCTGCCATCGCGATGCAAGTATATATACTTAGCATCAGGAAGATAAGCATTAATTTCTGGTAAATACATCACGTTAGCTAAACTTTTGCAACACCATTGCTTTGCACCCCAAGTTTCGGCTAGAATATCGTATACCGCACAAAAAACTGCTACTAAAGAACGCTCTCTACAGCGACGAGCTACATCTGCTCTATCTAAATGTACTCCCTCCCAAGGTACCGGGTTTAACTCTACCAAACGGCAAACATCATCTACTAACAATTGAAATGATTCAATGTGTTCTAAGTTTCCATACATAGAAAGTAGAGGCATCAGACGTTGTAAAATATGCGGAGGATGGGGGGCTGCAATCTCAGAAACTTGATTTAGCATTAAGCGTAGTAAGTTAGAACCAGATCTTTGAGTGCCAATCATTAAAAATCCCATAGTCTTTAAATACTCCTTCTCAAAAAATTAGTTGCGGAAAGTTAGGTACAACCTTTTTGGTGTTGCCCGTATCAGAGATTAAATAATCTTTTCTAAAACAATCAAACTGGTTCACGTTCTTGGTTTAATAGTTTTAGAGAAAGATATTGTTTCAATCAATATTTTTCTTGACAATAAAATGAATCCAACTAACCTATTGGTTTGATTTGGTTATATTCTGTTGAATAAGACAAGCTCTTTGGCGATCCTTGTCATAGTTTACTGTTGGCATTTGCATATTTCATCTAGGTGATAATACAGTGCCAAACTTTAAGGACAATCAGTGAAATTAGTTGTTTTTTGTGAAAGGTTTAATTGCTTTATGGGATACAGCTTACTATTGCCGAACAATTTTTAATAGTGATTTTAAGGAAGTTAAGCAAAAAGATATGCATAAATACAGAATAAATACTGGTTATTTTTTATATTTTGTCAAATTTATAACATTTATACTTAAGTAGAAGTCAGGCGTCTAAAAATTTTTATTGATCTTGAGAAATCTTTTTTTAAAGACTTTTAACTTAATTAATCAAGCAAACCATTGTTGAGTAATGATTCAAAAAAAAATAATAATTAGCAAAAATTTACCAAGAAAAATGAATAAACTCAGTATAACTACCGATGACCAAACTAAAACAAAAACGAAATCGTGGTGTTATTCTTACACCTGAAGGATTGTCCAAGCTTCAAGAAGCAAGAGTCCAGTTGGAATATCAGGAAAATTTTGGCGACAGGTACACCTATGAAAAAATCAGTGAGTTAACTTATTTAGACCTCAACACAATCAAGAAAATATTAGTTGGTAAAGAAGGAGTTGACAAGCGATCGCTTGAAAAATGTTTTTTAGCTTTTAAGTTAAAACTAACCGAAGGAGATTTTACCAAACCTAATCTTAATAAACGTCAAGATTGGAATGAGGCAGTTTCGGTTGAACATTTTTTTGGACGCACCTCTGAACTCGCTACCTTAGAAAACTGGTTGCTCAAAGACCGCTGCCGATTAATTGCCATCATAGGCATGGGCGGAATTGGAAAAACAACCTTATCAATCAAATGTGCCGAACAAATTGAGGGAAAATTTGATTGCGTGGTCTGGAAATCTCTTCGAGATGCTCCACCCGTTGAAGAAATTTTAGCAAACTTAATCGAATTTATCTCTGAAGGTCAGGAAACTAAAGTTAATTTACCCGAAAGAGTAGGTGAGAGGATCACAAGATTAATCGATTATTTTCGTTCGCTCCGCTGTCTGGTTCTACTCGATAATGCCGAATCAGTTATGGATAGTGGTAATCGAGTAGGAAAATATCGCTACGGATATGAAGGATATGGCGAACTTTTCAGAAGAGTAGCAGAAACAAATCATCTTAGCTGTTTGATGCTGACGACGCGAGAAAAGCCCAAAGAAGTAGCTATCTTGGCAGGAGAAAAACTGACAGTTCGTTCTTTACAATTAAAAGGTTTAAGCAAAGCAGAAGGGCAAGAAATTATTAAAGTCAAGGGACTTTCAGGTTCAGAATTAGAATTAAATCTTCTCAGCGATCGCTATGCAGGTAATCCTCTAGCGTTAAAAGTAGTAGCTACAACAATTCAAGACTTGTTTGATGGCAATATTGCTCAATTTTTAAGTCAAGAAAACACTGTTTTCGGCGATGTTCGCGATATTTTAGACCAACAGTTTGAGCGATTATCAGATTTAGAAAAAAAGATTCTTTACTGGCTCGCGATCGCACGTGAACCGGTCTCCTTAGCTCAATTGCAAGAAGATTTTGTCTTACAAGTATCACCAATCAAATTACTAGAAGCATTTGAGTCTTTATGGAGACGTTCTTTAATTGAAAAAAACACTGCTGGTTTTACACAGCAACCTGTAGTGATGGAATATGTAACTAGTCGATTGATTGAGGGAGTCTGTGAAGAAATAGTTATCAATAAACCTAGGCTGATGCTGGATCACGCCTTAATCAAAGCAACTGCGAAAGATTATATTAGAGAAAATCAAATTCGCCTGATTCTTCAGCCGATTATACACGAGCTTTTGGCTGTTTTTAGAAATAAAGGAGATATTGAAACGCAGTTAACCGAAATTTTGGTGACGCTGCGAGGAAAATCATCCTTAGAACAAGGGTATACAGCAGGAAATATTATTAATCTATTTTGTCAGATGGAGACTGACTTAACTGGTTATGATTTTTCTTTATTGTGTGTTTGGCAAGCAGATTTACGTCAGGCGCGATTACATCAGGTTAATTTTCAATCTGCAGATTTATCTAAGTCAGTTTTTGCCGAAAACTTTGGGGGAATTTGGTCAGTAGCTTTTAGTCCTGATGGACAGTATTTGGCTGCAGGAGATACAAAAGGAGATATTATCTTACGACGAATAACAGATGGTCAGCCGATTCTAAGTTTTAAAGGTCATCATAGTTGGGTCGTTTCTCTTGCTTTTAGCCCCGACGGTAATACTTTAGCTAGCGGAAGTTGTGATTGTACAGCAAAATTATGGGATGTTAATACTGGTGAATGTCTTCATACTCTAGACGAACACGAACAAGAAGTATGGTCGGTTGCCTTTGGTCCCGATGGTACAATCTTAGCTAGTGGTTGTGATGATCATCAAACAAGACTATGGAGTGTTAGTACAGGTAAATGTCTCAAAGTCTTTCAGGGTCATTTAGGTGAAGTACTCTCGGTAGCTTTTAGCTTAGATGGACAAATGCTCATCAGCGGTAGTCACGATAACACGATCAAACTGTGGGACATTAATACCCAGAAGTGCAAACAGGTTTTTCAAGGGCATGAAGATGGAGTGCGTTCTGTTAGTTTGAGTCCCGATGGTCAAATGCTTGCTAGTAGCAGTAATGACCGAACAGTAAGATTATGGGATCTTAATACAGGAGAATGCCTCAAAATTTTTCGAGGTCACGCTAATGCAGTGTTTGCTGTTACTTTTTGTCCGCAAGGAAATCTTCTTGCCAGTAGCAGTATTGGACAGAAAGTGAGGTTGTGGAATATTGAGACAGGAGAATGTCTTAAAGTTTTTCGGGGTCATTCTAATGTGGTCAATTCCGTTACTTTTAATCCTCAAGGTAATATTTTAGCTAGTGGCAGTTATGATCAAACAGTAAAGTTATGGGATATAAATACTTATCAATGCTTCAAAACTTGGCAGGGATATAGCAATCAAGCACTTTCAGTTACTTTTAGTCTAGATGGTCAAACCTTAGTCAGTGGTGGTCATGATCAAAGGATAAGGTTATGGGATATTAATACTGGAAAAGTTGTCAAAACCTTGCACGATCACACTAATTGGGTTTTTAGTGTTGCCTTCAGTCCCCTTGGTAAGAATAAAGAGATTTTGGCAAGTGGTAGTGCGGACAAAACCGTAAAACTCTGGGATCTCAGCACCGGAAAAGTAATCAAAACTTTGTACGGACACGAAGCTGCAATACGGTCAATTGCTTTTAGCCCGTTCACCTCTAAAAAGGGGAGCGAAGGATGGCTCTTAGCTAGTGGTAGTGAAGATCGAACCATTAGGCTATGGGATGTTAATAATGGTCAGATTTTGAAAACTTTACGCGGACATCAAGCGGAAATCTGGTCAATTGCTTTCAATCTCGACGGTCAAATCTTAGCTAGCGCTTCTTTTGATAAAACGGTTAAGTTATGGGATATCTATACTGGTGAGTGTCTGACAACCTTAAACGGACATGAGAGTTGGGTTTGGTCAATTGCTTTTAGCCCAGATAACAAAAGTTTAGCTACTACTAGCGCAGATCAAACCATAAGATTTTGGAATGTAGCATCTGGCGAATGCCAAAGAATTTGGCGACGAGATGAGATAGGAAATTCACAATTAGTTGCTTTTAGTCCTAATGGTCAAATCATAGCTAGTTGTAATCAAGACCACAAGATTAGATTGTGGCAGCTTAATACTGAAAAATGCTTTAAGGCTTTAGCTGGTCATACTGCTTTAATCAACTCAATTGCTTTTAGTCCTGATGGTCATACCCTAGTCAGTAGTAGCGAAGATGAAACAATTAAACTTTGGGATTTAAAAAGTGGTGAATGTCTTAAAACTTTAAAATCTAAAAATCCATACGAAGAAATGAATATTCAGGGGGTTACTGGTTTAAGCAAACTAGCTATTGAAACACTAAAAATTTTAGGAGCTACTAATAGTGAATTTGAGATAACCTGACACTTTAAATAAATTTTGATATACAGATTAAAAAAGCGATCGCTTTAATTGAGTTAGATAAGGTATTTAATCTATTTAACAAGTTGATTCCATTTTTCTAAATTTTTTTTTCCTTTTTGAACTAAAGGTGACCAGGCAATGAGTTGAATTAGAGATTTATTAATAATTGACCAAGGTAAACGCATCGGACGAACAAAATCTAAGAATAAAACAACTCGAATTTCATCGGTTTTATTCCACGCTTCGTGAGGAAAAGTATCATCAAAAATTAGACTTTTTCCTTCTGTCCAATGACGAATATCATTACCTACTCTAATCCCGCATTTTTCTTTTTGTTCAGGAACTTTTAAAGCTAGATGATAACGAATTACTCCTTTATAAGGTCCACAATGTTCGGGAATATGTTTATGAGGTAATAAAATTGAAAAAAAAGCTGTTTTCATTCCAGGAATTGTTTCAATTATTTTGGTTGTTTCTGGACATTGAATACAGTTATCCTCGACTTTGATGCCATAAGCGTACAAAAAATACGTCTTCCAAAGATTATCTTTGGTGATACTATATTGATCTTCTGAAATGTCTTGAAAGTTAGGTAATTGTTCGAGATTTTGTAAAAGTATATCTAGTTCTTGGCGAATTTTTAACCAACTATTTTCTACCTCTGCTACCCAGTCAAAATTTTCGCTTTCAAAAAAAGTGCGATCGCCAATTAAAGACGCTTTGCCTATTTGTTGTTCTAATTTCCTTAGTAATTTTTCACCTTGTTTAAGAATAATTTGTCGATATTTATTCTGCCAGTTGAAATAAATTTGATTAATATTCTGAGTCATCATTCTATCGAATAACTTTCTTTTTTATTGCAGAGGAATACTAGACCAAGTAGAATTTTTTTCTCGTTTTAATAATCGCCAAAGATCAGGAGTTTGCTCAACCTCCTCTTGCGATGTTACAGATAATTCTCGTTCATCTACTTGTCTTTGAAGATAAAGGTCAAACAAGTTGTTAGTTTGATTAGCTTGACGACGGGGTAGTTTTAATTTGAGGTTATATTTACCTTGCAGATGGTAAGTAGGAAGATTGGCAATATAAATTGGTTCTAATTGCTCGACACGAATATTAGTAATTTTTAAATCGGGAAGAGAAGTTTCTAGTTGTTGAGCTAAAGCTTGTTCTGTTTGAGCAATCTCAAAGGCAATCGCACTTTTGATAATCTGATTGTTTGGAGCTAACTCTTCTGGTGGAGTTCGATGACTACAACTAGAAAACAATACCGCGATCGCGCCTAGCAGTAAAATTTTTAAAACCCAGCTTAATAAGTTTTGTCGTTGATCGATCTGCAATTGATTCACGAGCTACTCAATTAACGTTCTTATAACACAATCTAGATTTTTTTTTCCGTCTTTTATTTTACTTCTTTTGAAAGAATTCACTAACTCTGGCTAATCTTGATAGTTCTGTTTTGAAGCTAATCGTCATAAAAGCTAGCAATTTTGAGCTAATAAAACTTAAGAGCGTCTCAGAAGTAAACAACTTCCAATAGACACTCTTTATACTGTTTTGTTTATTTTTAGGGTCTTTATATTGGCTGACCCCATTTGAATATATATATAGAATCTCAGACATTTGTGTTGCAGCCAAATTTCCTAATAATTTCTTTATATTTCAAATATTTACGATTTCTCTTCTTGTGTAAATTTATGTTGCGTAGTAGCTAAAGATACACCAATGAATTGTGACACCCATACTTCAAAATTACGAATTGAATAGGAAGGAGCTTCCATACTTGGTCCAAGCATTGGTTCAACTAAAATAGTAAACATACCCAAACGATTACCTGCCAACACATCGGTAAAAAGGCGATCGCCTACCATCGCGACTTGTTCGACTGGTAAATTCATTTGAGTTGCTGCTTGTCTGAGTTTTCGTCGTGAAGGTTTTTTAGCACCAGCAATATAAGGTAAATTTAAAGACTGAGCAATTCCACCGATGCGATTTTGACTTAAATTATTGCTAACCAACCAAATTGTCGCTACTTGTCTAATTTGAGCAATCCACTGTTGTAGCAATTCAGAAACCTCTCTTTCTCTAAAAGGAACTAAAGTTTCATCTACATCTAAGATCAGTCCTTTGATTTGATATTCACACAGAAGCTCAGGAGTGATCTTAGTTACTGTATCTCCTAAAATTAAATCCGGTTGTAATAAAGCTCGTTTAATCATTTTTTGTTCAGTAATTTGACCAAAGTTAAAATACCATTGCTAAATACTCAATTCTAGCTTTTGACAGCAACAGATATCCTTTTAAATACATTGCACAAGTTTGAGTACCTTCGACTACCAAGACAAAATTATTTTGGTCGAAATCGCTTATCCACAATAGATTAGTCAGAAATATTGCTAGTTGTAACTGTTTTTAGTAAAGTTCTGTATACTCTGACAAAGGAAGACCGAGCGGAAGATATATTGTTAAAATTAGTAAAGAAATTGATAAATTTTAGCAACTTGTAAAACTATGGGTCGTGTTGGGGTTTTATTACTCAATTTAGGCGGACCAGAAAAAATCGAAGATGTCCGTCCTTTTTTATATAATTTGTTTTCTGATCCAGAAATCATTAGGCTTCCTTGGCAAGGATTACAAAAACCTTTGGCTTGGTTAATCTCCACTTTGAGGGCAAAAAAATCTCAAGCAAACTATTTACAAATTGGTGGCGGTTCTCCCCTGTTACAGATCACTGAAGCTCAAGCTGAAGCATTGACAGCTAAATTATCCGAGCTTGGTCAAAATGTCAAAGTTTATATTGGAATGCGTTATTGGCATCCTTTCACCGAAGAAGCGATCGCACAAATTGAAAAAGATCGGCTCGAAAAAGTGGTAATTCTACCGCTTTATCCCCAATTTTCTATTAGTACCAGTGGTTCTAGTTTCCGTGTTTTAGAAGAGATGTGGAAAACAGACCCCCATCTTCAACAAATCAAATATACTTTGATTCCTTCTTGGTATGACGCGCCTGGTTATCTTGAAGCAATGGCAGATTTGATTACTCAAGAGTTAAATCAATTTGAACATCCCGAACAAGTTCGCATCTTTTTCAGCGCACATGGTGTTCCTGTCAGCTATGTTGAAGAAGCAGGCGATCCCTATCAAAAAGAGATTGAAGAATGTACTCGTCTGATTATGCAGACTCTCAAGCGACCTAATCAATATACTTTGGCTTATCAAAGTCGAGTAGGTCCAGTAGAATGGCTTAAACCTTACACTGAAGATGCGCTTCAAGAGTTAGGAGAACAACAAGTCAAAGATTTATTGGTAGTTCCGATTAGTTTTGTTTCCGAACACATTGAAACCTTACAAGAAATCGATATTGAATATCGTGAAGTAGCTGAAGAAGCAGGAATAGAAAATTTCCGTAGAGTACCAGCATTAAATACTCATCCTCGTTTTATCGAATCTCTAGCTCAATTAGTGATTGACTCAGTAGATTCTAGTCCTCGCACTTTTGCTCAAGTTACTCATCCCAAAGAAAACATGAAAATGTACCCTCAAGAAAGATGGCAATGGGGTATGACGACTGCAGCAGAAGTGTGGAATGGTCGTTTAGCAATGCTTGGGTTTCTAGCTTTATTAATAGAATTGATTAGTGGTAACGGACCTCTACATTTAGTCGGTCTATTGTAATGGGAAAAGGTGAATGTATCAAAGGTAAAAGGTAAAAATTTCACTAATTTTCCTTTTCCTTTTAATTTTTTTGAGGGGAACACTGTTTTTTGTGATGATACCAATCTCGCCAAGCTTTAGAACTACGAATAGCAAGCCACAATAGTAATAAAGCAATCAAACCTCCCTGTTGAGGCGCAGAAAAAGCTAACAATACCAAGCTTAGACAAAGAATATCTTCAAGTATTACGATGAAGATTGGTATCCCGCGTAAGCGAAAAAACCAACCCACTTGCACTAAAGTCAAAACTAACGCAAATACTGCTCCAACTACAGCAATAATCCAA from Stanieria cyanosphaera PCC 7437 encodes:
- the hemH gene encoding ferrochelatase, which gives rise to MGRVGVLLLNLGGPEKIEDVRPFLYNLFSDPEIIRLPWQGLQKPLAWLISTLRAKKSQANYLQIGGGSPLLQITEAQAEALTAKLSELGQNVKVYIGMRYWHPFTEEAIAQIEKDRLEKVVILPLYPQFSISTSGSSFRVLEEMWKTDPHLQQIKYTLIPSWYDAPGYLEAMADLITQELNQFEHPEQVRIFFSAHGVPVSYVEEAGDPYQKEIEECTRLIMQTLKRPNQYTLAYQSRVGPVEWLKPYTEDALQELGEQQVKDLLVVPISFVSEHIETLQEIDIEYREVAEEAGIENFRRVPALNTHPRFIESLAQLVIDSVDSSPRTFAQVTHPKENMKMYPQERWQWGMTTAAEVWNGRLAMLGFLALLIELISGNGPLHLVGLL
- a CDS encoding aspartyl/asparaginyl beta-hydroxylase domain-containing protein yields the protein MTQNINQIYFNWQNKYRQIILKQGEKLLRKLEQQIGKASLIGDRTFFESENFDWVAEVENSWLKIRQELDILLQNLEQLPNFQDISEDQYSITKDNLWKTYFLYAYGIKVEDNCIQCPETTKIIETIPGMKTAFFSILLPHKHIPEHCGPYKGVIRYHLALKVPEQKEKCGIRVGNDIRHWTEGKSLIFDDTFPHEAWNKTDEIRVVLFLDFVRPMRLPWSIINKSLIQLIAWSPLVQKGKKNLEKWNQLVK
- a CDS encoding sulfotransferase family protein, encoding MGFLMIGTQRSGSNLLRLMLNQVSEIAAPHPPHILQRLMPLLSMYGNLEHIESFQLLVDDVCRLVELNPVPWEGVHLDRADVARRCRERSLVAVFCAVYDILAETWGAKQWCCKSLANVMYLPEINAYLPDAKYIYLHRDGRDVALSFQKAVVGEKHIFNIAQNWAKAQRLAIQMRDRLSTDQFYSVSYENLTSDPETTLQGLCGFLQVEYTPAMLDFHESSEASNAAASSALWGNVTKPVIKDNTKKFLKHATDEEIMIFELVAGDVLDALGYERVKIAQGEAIEFTKQAIKNFNQINQNLKEDILQQIDPEDLKRRDVQANLLQEIQIRNVVAA
- a CDS encoding YqeG family HAD IIIA-type phosphatase, whose amino-acid sequence is MIKRALLQPDLILGDTVTKITPELLCEYQIKGLILDVDETLVPFREREVSELLQQWIAQIRQVATIWLVSNNLSQNRIGGIAQSLNLPYIAGAKKPSRRKLRQAATQMNLPVEQVAMVGDRLFTDVLAGNRLGMFTILVEPMLGPSMEAPSYSIRNFEVWVSQFIGVSLATTQHKFTQEEKS
- a CDS encoding WD40 repeat domain-containing protein is translated as MTKLKQKRNRGVILTPEGLSKLQEARVQLEYQENFGDRYTYEKISELTYLDLNTIKKILVGKEGVDKRSLEKCFLAFKLKLTEGDFTKPNLNKRQDWNEAVSVEHFFGRTSELATLENWLLKDRCRLIAIIGMGGIGKTTLSIKCAEQIEGKFDCVVWKSLRDAPPVEEILANLIEFISEGQETKVNLPERVGERITRLIDYFRSLRCLVLLDNAESVMDSGNRVGKYRYGYEGYGELFRRVAETNHLSCLMLTTREKPKEVAILAGEKLTVRSLQLKGLSKAEGQEIIKVKGLSGSELELNLLSDRYAGNPLALKVVATTIQDLFDGNIAQFLSQENTVFGDVRDILDQQFERLSDLEKKILYWLAIAREPVSLAQLQEDFVLQVSPIKLLEAFESLWRRSLIEKNTAGFTQQPVVMEYVTSRLIEGVCEEIVINKPRLMLDHALIKATAKDYIRENQIRLILQPIIHELLAVFRNKGDIETQLTEILVTLRGKSSLEQGYTAGNIINLFCQMETDLTGYDFSLLCVWQADLRQARLHQVNFQSADLSKSVFAENFGGIWSVAFSPDGQYLAAGDTKGDIILRRITDGQPILSFKGHHSWVVSLAFSPDGNTLASGSCDCTAKLWDVNTGECLHTLDEHEQEVWSVAFGPDGTILASGCDDHQTRLWSVSTGKCLKVFQGHLGEVLSVAFSLDGQMLISGSHDNTIKLWDINTQKCKQVFQGHEDGVRSVSLSPDGQMLASSSNDRTVRLWDLNTGECLKIFRGHANAVFAVTFCPQGNLLASSSIGQKVRLWNIETGECLKVFRGHSNVVNSVTFNPQGNILASGSYDQTVKLWDINTYQCFKTWQGYSNQALSVTFSLDGQTLVSGGHDQRIRLWDINTGKVVKTLHDHTNWVFSVAFSPLGKNKEILASGSADKTVKLWDLSTGKVIKTLYGHEAAIRSIAFSPFTSKKGSEGWLLASGSEDRTIRLWDVNNGQILKTLRGHQAEIWSIAFNLDGQILASASFDKTVKLWDIYTGECLTTLNGHESWVWSIAFSPDNKSLATTSADQTIRFWNVASGECQRIWRRDEIGNSQLVAFSPNGQIIASCNQDHKIRLWQLNTEKCFKALAGHTALINSIAFSPDGHTLVSSSEDETIKLWDLKSGECLKTLKSKNPYEEMNIQGVTGLSKLAIETLKILGATNSEFEIT